The Fimbriimonas ginsengisoli Gsoil 348 genome window below encodes:
- the prfA gene encoding peptide chain release factor 1 — MLDKLHEVERRFDSIEADFNNPAVVVNPKELQRLGKLRSELEPIVTTSREYRKAVGELEEAQEMLDDPEMREMAQAEIEPLRTRIAEYEQNLKRMLVPKDPLDDKPVIVEIRPAAGGDEAGLFASELLRMYMRYCERKRWKTELVEHEESGIGGLLRVVFNIDAQGAYSQLKFESGVHRVQRVPATESQGRIHTSTVTVAVLPEAEEVDLHIDPKELEISTFCSSSAGGQHMQKNETAIRIIHKPTGLVSTCQDERSQAQNKIKAMDVLRAKLLQMKQDEADAERSGIRKGQIGSGDRSEKIRTYNFPESRVTDHRIKVTIHNLSAFLDGDIQGMIDALIQDEQTRKLAEDDPQ, encoded by the coding sequence ATGCTCGATAAGCTCCACGAAGTAGAACGCCGGTTCGATTCGATCGAGGCGGACTTTAACAATCCCGCCGTCGTCGTGAACCCAAAAGAACTCCAGCGCCTAGGAAAGCTGCGTTCGGAGTTGGAGCCGATCGTGACCACCTCTCGCGAGTACCGCAAAGCCGTGGGCGAGCTCGAAGAGGCCCAGGAGATGCTGGACGACCCGGAGATGCGGGAGATGGCGCAGGCCGAGATCGAGCCACTCCGCACTCGGATCGCCGAGTACGAGCAGAACCTGAAGCGGATGCTCGTCCCCAAGGATCCGCTGGACGATAAGCCGGTCATCGTGGAGATCCGTCCCGCCGCCGGCGGCGACGAAGCGGGACTTTTCGCCTCCGAGTTGCTTCGAATGTACATGCGCTACTGCGAGCGCAAGCGCTGGAAAACCGAGCTGGTGGAGCATGAAGAGAGCGGCATCGGCGGCCTTCTCCGGGTGGTCTTCAACATCGACGCCCAGGGCGCCTACTCTCAGCTCAAGTTCGAAAGCGGCGTCCACCGGGTGCAGCGAGTGCCGGCCACCGAGAGCCAAGGCCGAATTCATACCTCCACCGTTACTGTCGCCGTACTCCCAGAGGCGGAAGAAGTGGACCTCCACATCGACCCGAAGGAGCTCGAAATCTCCACCTTCTGCTCCTCCTCGGCCGGCGGCCAGCACATGCAGAAGAACGAGACGGCCATCCGGATCATCCACAAGCCGACCGGCCTCGTCAGCACCTGTCAGGACGAGCGAAGCCAGGCTCAGAACAAGATCAAGGCGATGGACGTGCTCCGCGCGAAGCTGCTCCAGATGAAACAAGACGAAGCCGACGCAGAGCGGTCGGGCATTCGAAAGGGGCAAATCGGCAGCGGCGACCGTAGCGAAAAGATCCGCACCTACAACTTCCCGGAAAGCCGAGTCACCGACCACCGGATCAAGGTCACCATCCACAACCTCTCCGCCTTCCTAGACGGAGACATCCAGGGAATGATCGACGCCCTCATCCAAGACGAGCAAACCCGAAAGCTAGCCGAGGACGATCCTCAGTAA